One segment of Setaria viridis chromosome 4, Setaria_viridis_v4.0, whole genome shotgun sequence DNA contains the following:
- the LOC117853246 gene encoding late embryogenesis abundant protein 31: MAQAQPRREEDPLQAQQQSDKAQLGQGQGLQDLQPEQAAIRYGHVFAVTGYLAGQPIAPRDAAAMRSAEDSVPGVQVPEGAGGGFSAATAMETAAAYNQAVGAVRPGQASDAAAVQGITVTQTAVPGGRVVTEFVAGQVVGQYSVADPPPAAEEDATKITIGEALEATARAGGGRPIDRADAEAIRAAEMSAHRADVAMPGGLGDQAQAAARANAQATRDGDKVKLGDVLSDATAKLAGDKAAGAEDATRVIQAETFNDAEAHARAGGVGAAVTTAARLNEDNHLGDA; the protein is encoded by the exons ATGGCGCAGGCGCAGCCAAGGAGAGAAGAGGACCCGCTCCAGGCGCAGCAGCAGAGCGACAAGGCCCAGCTGGGCCAGGGCCAGGGCCTGCAGGACCTGCAGCCGGAGCAGGCGGCCATCAGGTACGGGCACGTGTTCGCCGTGACGGGCTACCTCGCGGGCCAGCCCATCGCGCCGCGCGACGCGGCCGCCATGCGTTCCGCTGAGGACAGCGTGCCGGGCGTCCAGGTCcccgagggcgccggcggcggcttcagCGCCGCGACGGCcatggagacggcggcggcctaCAACCAGGCCGTCGGCGCCGTGCGCCCGGGCCAGgccagcgacgccgccgccgtccagggCATCACCGTCACCCAGACCGCCGTGCCGGGCGGCCGCGTCGTCACGGAGTTCGTCGCGGGCCAGGTCGTGGGCCAGTACTCCGTGGCGGatccgccgccggctgccgagGAGGACGCCACCAAGATCACCATCGGCGAGGCGctggaggcgacggcgagggccgGAGGCGGGCGCCCCATCGaccgcgccgacgccgaggccaTCCGCGCCGCGGAGATGAGCGCGCACAGGGCCGACGTCGCCATGCCCGGCGGCCTCGGCGACCAGGCGcaggccgcggcgcgcgccaaCGCCCAGGCCACGCGCGACGGCGACAAGGTCAAGCTCGGCGACgtcctctcg GACGCGACGGCGAAGCTAGCCGGAGACAaggccgcgggggcggaggaCGCGACGAGGGTGATCCAGGCGGAGACGTTCAACGACGCTGAAGCCCACGCCAgggccggcggggtgggcgCGGCGGTGACCACGGCGGCGAGGCTGAACGAAGACAACCACCTTGGCGACGCTTGA
- the LOC117851315 gene encoding uncharacterized protein: MFTRSPHLHLLLVGVLAAISTTARAQVVVLPNCNFQEVDLVPCMAAGSAAAAAGAGGGNISDACCSSLNKALDAGHRCVCSLLLSNGVFASLVTNLLTLPLVLPLPGCFLYAPSLAACQATLQQQTSAPPAAASSAAKTGGGAAGAALPSSTQAAAAAPPVNKRAGREQADDGRARGSLGGDGSSEGPSPAGSVSRSDACRRPSSDEGRACILTLAVAVAVFWFNRMTDS; the protein is encoded by the exons ATGTTTACCAGATCACCACACCTCCATCTGCTACTTGTCGGGGTCCTGGCAGCGATCTCAACCACGGCAAGGGCCCAGGTGGTGGTCTTGCCGAACTGCAACTTCCAGGAGGTGGACCTGGTGCCGTGCATGGCGGCGGGCAGcgccgctgcggccgccggcgcgggaggTGGCAACATCAGCGACGCCTGCTGCTCGTCGCTAAACAAGGCCCTCGACGCCGGGCACCGCTGCGTGTGCTCGCTGCTGCTGTCCAACGGCGTCTTCGCCTCCCTCGTGACCAACCTCCTCACGCTCCCGCTCGTGCTGCCGCTGCCCGGGTGCTTCCTCTACGCACCTTCCCTCGCCGCCTGCCAAG CGACGCTGCAGCAGCAGACGAGTGCACCACCTGCAGCAGCCTCGTCAGCTGCGAAAACGGGAGGCGGCGCTGCGGGGGCGGCGCTTCCATCGTCCAcacaggccgccgccgccgcaccgccggtGAACAAGCGTGCAGGTCGAGAACAGGCTGACGACGGGAGGGCGAGGGGAAGCCTAGGAGGCGATGGCAGTAGCGAGGGTCCTAGTCCAGCGGGGAGCGTCAGCCGCAGCGATGCATGCAGACGTCCCAGCTCTGACGAGGGGAGAGCGTGCATACTGACCTTAGCGGTGGCCGTGGCTGTATTCTGGTTCAACCGCATGACGGATTCGTAG